In a single window of the Serratia quinivorans genome:
- a CDS encoding Uncharacterized conserved protein has protein sequence MNSELLWVLSLLLIAIVLFTTNKLRMDVVALLVIIAFVLSGTLTLSEATVGFSDPNVILIAALFVIGEGLVRTGVAYQVGDWLVKVAGSSETRMLMLLMVTVAGLGAFMSSTGVVAIFIPVVLSVAARMKIPPGRLMMPLSFAGLISGMMTLVATPPNMVVNSELVREGIGGFGFFAVTPVGLAVLVLGVGYMLVARRWLGNDDGDKTRETWQRRTFRDLIRDYKLTGRARRLALRSGSPLVGHSLDELHLRARYGANVVGIERWKRFRRVMVSASGSTELREGDVLLLDMSDSQVDLREFCSEQQLEPMVLRGDYFSEQSRNVGMAEVSLIPDSTLLGKSLRESTFRSRYDLNVVGIRRNGETLPGKLVDEPLALGDILLVIGDWKAIRQLQAKTHDFIVLNLPAEVDEVAPAITQAPHALFCLALMVAMMLTDEIPNPIAALIACLLMGKFRCIDMESAYKSIHWPSIILIVGMMPFAQALQKTGGVDLIVRGLMDVAGDAGPRVMLVCLFALCATIGLFISNTATAVLMAPIAIAAAREMGVSPYPFAMIIAIAASAAFMTPVSSPVNTLVLGPGNYKFGDFVRIGVPFTLLVMLVSVIIVPWLYAF, from the coding sequence TTGAACAGCGAATTACTGTGGGTGTTGAGTTTACTGTTGATTGCCATAGTGCTGTTCACCACCAACAAACTGCGTATGGACGTAGTGGCGTTGCTGGTGATCATTGCCTTTGTGCTGAGCGGCACGCTGACCCTGTCGGAGGCCACGGTGGGCTTCAGCGATCCCAACGTGATCCTGATCGCCGCGCTGTTCGTGATTGGTGAAGGGTTGGTGCGTACCGGCGTGGCATATCAGGTCGGTGACTGGCTGGTGAAGGTGGCCGGCAGCAGCGAAACCAGGATGCTGATGTTGCTGATGGTCACCGTGGCCGGCCTGGGGGCTTTTATGAGTTCGACCGGCGTGGTGGCGATCTTTATCCCGGTGGTGCTCAGCGTGGCGGCGCGGATGAAAATTCCCCCCGGCAGGTTGATGATGCCGCTGAGTTTTGCCGGTTTAATTAGCGGCATGATGACGCTGGTGGCGACGCCGCCGAACATGGTGGTGAACAGTGAACTGGTGCGCGAGGGCATTGGCGGCTTTGGCTTCTTCGCCGTGACGCCGGTCGGGCTGGCGGTACTGGTATTGGGCGTGGGTTATATGCTGGTGGCCCGGCGCTGGCTGGGCAATGACGACGGTGATAAAACGCGTGAAACCTGGCAGCGCCGTACCTTCCGCGATCTGATCCGCGACTATAAGTTGACCGGCCGTGCCCGTCGACTGGCGTTACGCAGCGGCTCGCCGCTGGTAGGGCATTCACTGGACGAATTGCACCTGCGCGCCCGTTACGGTGCCAACGTGGTGGGGATTGAACGCTGGAAGCGCTTCCGGCGGGTGATGGTTAGCGCGTCCGGCAGCACCGAACTGCGCGAAGGGGACGTACTGTTGCTCGACATGTCGGACAGCCAGGTCGATTTGCGCGAATTCTGCAGCGAACAGCAGCTGGAGCCGATGGTTCTGCGTGGCGATTATTTCTCCGAACAGTCGCGCAACGTCGGCATGGCGGAAGTCTCGCTGATCCCCGATTCAACGTTATTGGGGAAAAGCCTGCGCGAATCCACTTTCCGTAGCCGTTATGATTTGAACGTGGTCGGTATTCGCCGCAATGGCGAAACCCTGCCGGGCAAGCTGGTGGATGAGCCCCTGGCGTTGGGCGATATCCTGTTGGTGATCGGCGACTGGAAGGCGATCCGCCAACTGCAGGCGAAAACCCATGATTTTATCGTGCTCAATCTGCCGGCCGAGGTTGACGAGGTGGCGCCGGCCATCACTCAGGCACCGCACGCCTTGTTCTGCCTGGCGCTGATGGTGGCGATGATGCTGACCGATGAAATCCCTAACCCGATCGCCGCGCTGATTGCCTGCCTGTTGATGGGCAAGTTCCGCTGCATCGACATGGAAAGCGCTTATAAGTCGATTCACTGGCCGAGCATTATCTTGATTGTCGGCATGATGCCGTTCGCTCAGGCGCTGCAAAAAACCGGTGGGGTGGATTTGATCGTGCGCGGGTTAATGGACGTCGCCGGAGATGCCGGGCCGCGGGTGATGCTGGTGTGCCTGTTTGCGCTGTGCGCCACTATTGGCCTGTTTATCTCCAATACCGCCACCGCCGTATTAATGGCACCGATCGCCATTGCCGCTGCGCGTGAAATGGGCGTTTCGCCGTATCCCTTCGCCATGATTATTGCCATCGCCGCTTCGGCCGCGTTTATGACGCCAGTTTCTTCGCCGGTGAACACGCTGGTGCTGGGGCCGGGGAATTATAAGTTCGGGGATTTCGTGCGTATCGGCGTGCCGTTCACGCTGTTGGTGATGTTGGTCAGCGTGATTATTGTGCCCTGGCTATATGCATTTTGA
- the ackA gene encoding Acetate kinase, translated as MSSKLVLVLNCGSSSLKFAIIDAVNGEEHLSGLAECFHLPEARLKWKMDGAKHEAALGAGAAHSEALNYIVNTILAQKPELSAQLTAIGHRIVHGGEKFTASAVINDEVLQGIKDSVPFAPLHNPAHLIGIAEALKSFPKLADKNVAVFDTAFHQTMPEESYLYALPYSLYRDHSVRRYGAHGTSHFYVTQEAAKALNKPVEEVNLITCHLGNGGSVTAVRNGKCVDTSMGLTPLEGLVMGTRSGDIDPAIIFHLHDSLGMSVDQINKMLTKESGLLGLTEVTSDCRYVEDNYESKADAKRAMDVFCHRLAKYIGAYSALMDGRLDAVIFTGGIGENAGMVRELTLNKLGLLGFEIDHERNMAARFGKSGAITKDGSRLALVIPTNEELVIAQDASRLTA; from the coding sequence ATGTCGAGTAAGCTAGTACTGGTCCTGAACTGCGGCAGTTCTTCCCTGAAGTTCGCTATCATCGATGCTGTCAACGGTGAAGAACACCTCTCCGGCCTGGCCGAATGTTTCCACCTGCCTGAGGCTCGCCTCAAATGGAAGATGGACGGCGCCAAACACGAAGCGGCTCTGGGTGCCGGCGCTGCGCACAGCGAAGCACTGAACTACATTGTTAATACTATTCTGGCACAAAAACCGGAGCTTTCTGCACAGCTGACCGCTATCGGTCACCGCATTGTGCACGGCGGCGAGAAGTTTACCGCCTCTGCCGTGATCAACGACGAAGTTCTGCAGGGTATCAAAGATTCGGTGCCTTTTGCACCACTGCATAACCCGGCGCACCTGATCGGTATCGCTGAAGCATTGAAATCCTTCCCTAAACTGGCGGATAAAAACGTTGCCGTGTTCGACACCGCATTCCACCAGACCATGCCTGAAGAATCCTACCTGTACGCCCTGCCGTACAGCCTGTACCGCGACCACAGCGTTCGTCGTTATGGCGCACACGGCACCAGCCACTTCTATGTAACCCAGGAAGCGGCCAAGGCCCTGAACAAGCCGGTTGAAGAAGTCAACCTGATCACCTGCCACCTGGGCAACGGCGGTTCCGTTACCGCAGTGCGCAACGGCAAATGCGTTGACACCTCCATGGGTCTGACCCCACTGGAAGGTCTGGTCATGGGCACCCGCAGCGGTGACATCGATCCGGCCATCATCTTCCACCTGCACGACTCCCTGGGCATGAGCGTTGATCAAATCAACAAAATGCTGACCAAAGAGTCCGGCCTGCTGGGCCTGACCGAAGTCACCAGCGACTGCCGTTATGTTGAAGACAACTACGAAAGCAAAGCCGACGCCAAGCGTGCGATGGACGTATTCTGCCACCGCCTGGCCAAATACATCGGTGCCTACAGCGCACTGATGGACGGCCGTCTGGACGCGGTTATCTTCACCGGCGGTATCGGTGAAAACGCCGGTATGGTGCGTGAGCTGACCCTGAACAAACTGGGCCTGCTGGGCTTCGAGATTGACCACGAGCGCAACATGGCTGCTCGCTTCGGTAAATCCGGTGCCATCACCAAAGACGGCAGCCGCCTGGCGCTGGTAATCCCGACCAACGAAGAGTTGGTCATCGCGCAAGACGCATCCCGTCTGACCGCGTAA
- the folX gene encoding D-erythro-7,8-dihydroneopterin triphosphate epimerase — protein MSFSQPDAIIRIKNLRLRTFIGIKEEEINNRQDILINVVIHYPADKARDSENIDDALNYRTITKAIIRHVEDNRFALLEKLTQDVLDIVKQHAWVTYAEVEIDKLLALRYADSVSMTMSYRRA, from the coding sequence ATGTCATTCAGTCAACCCGACGCCATTATTCGTATAAAAAATCTGCGGTTGCGTACATTCATCGGTATCAAGGAAGAAGAAATCAACAACCGTCAGGACATCCTGATTAACGTGGTGATCCACTACCCGGCGGATAAGGCGCGCGACAGTGAAAACATCGACGACGCGCTCAACTACCGCACCATCACCAAGGCCATCATTCGTCACGTGGAAGATAACCGCTTCGCCCTGCTGGAAAAATTAACTCAGGATGTGCTCGATATCGTGAAACAACACGCCTGGGTAACCTATGCTGAAGTGGAGATAGATAAACTATTGGCCCTGCGCTACGCCGACTCGGTTTCGATGACCATGAGCTATCGCCGGGCCTGA
- the yfbT gene encoding Phosphatase YfbT yields the protein MECKGFLFDLDGTLVDSLPAVERAWINWAKRRGINPQDVLDFIHGKQAITSLRHFMPGESEAAIQQEFLLLEQVEAQDTDGVTALPGAAALLDCLNRLDIPWAIVTSGSIPVASARRNAGGLPQPEVFITAEQVKHGKPQPDAYLLGAERLGLAPQDCVVVEDAAAGILSGLAAGCQVIAVNAPADAPKLEQVDLLLTSLEQIAVSKTEQGATISLVA from the coding sequence GTGGAGTGTAAGGGTTTTCTGTTCGATCTTGATGGGACGTTGGTTGATTCACTGCCGGCGGTAGAGCGCGCCTGGATTAACTGGGCCAAACGCCGCGGCATTAATCCGCAGGACGTACTGGATTTTATCCACGGTAAACAGGCCATTACATCGTTGCGTCACTTTATGCCGGGAGAAAGTGAGGCGGCCATTCAGCAGGAATTTCTGCTGCTGGAGCAGGTAGAAGCGCAGGACACCGACGGCGTCACGGCATTACCGGGGGCCGCTGCCTTGCTCGATTGTCTGAATCGTCTCGACATCCCATGGGCGATCGTTACTTCTGGGTCGATCCCGGTTGCCAGCGCCCGTCGTAACGCCGGTGGTTTGCCGCAGCCAGAGGTGTTCATTACCGCCGAGCAGGTGAAGCATGGCAAGCCACAGCCGGACGCGTATTTGCTGGGCGCCGAGCGCCTGGGGTTGGCACCACAGGATTGTGTGGTGGTGGAAGACGCCGCCGCAGGCATTCTTTCCGGGCTGGCCGCGGGCTGCCAGGTGATTGCGGTCAATGCACCGGCCGATGCACCCAAGCTGGAGCAGGTTGATCTACTGTTAACCTCGCTTGAACAGATTGCGGTAAGTAAAACCGAGCAGGGTGCGACGATTAGCCTGGTGGCATAA
- the yfcG_3 gene encoding GST-like protein yfcG: MIDLYYAPTPNGHKITLFLEEVGLPYRIHRVNISAGDQFKPDFLSISPNNKIPAIVDQQPVDGGASISLFESGEILLYLAEKTGKLLSKGLRERAATLQWLFWQVAGFGPMLGQNHHFNHYAPQPVPYAIERYHLETKRLYAVLEAELQKHPYLGGDNYSIADIATYPWVVSHPRQRIDLADYPAVRNWFERISNRPATERAYKLAEQG; the protein is encoded by the coding sequence ATGATTGACCTGTATTACGCGCCTACTCCCAATGGTCACAAAATTACCCTGTTTCTGGAGGAGGTTGGCTTACCCTACCGTATCCACCGCGTAAATATCAGCGCCGGCGATCAGTTCAAGCCGGATTTTCTGAGCATTTCACCCAACAACAAAATCCCGGCCATCGTCGACCAGCAGCCGGTTGATGGCGGTGCGTCAATCAGCCTGTTCGAGTCCGGCGAAATTCTGCTGTATCTGGCGGAGAAAACCGGCAAGCTGCTGAGCAAAGGGCTACGCGAGCGTGCAGCCACGCTACAGTGGCTGTTTTGGCAGGTGGCGGGCTTTGGGCCGATGCTCGGGCAAAACCACCACTTCAACCACTACGCGCCGCAGCCGGTGCCCTACGCCATCGAACGTTATCACCTGGAAACCAAACGTCTGTATGCGGTGCTGGAAGCCGAGCTGCAAAAGCACCCTTATCTGGGCGGTGACAACTACAGCATTGCCGATATCGCCACCTATCCCTGGGTAGTGTCACACCCGCGTCAGCGCATCGATCTGGCGGATTATCCGGCGGTACGCAACTGGTTCGAACGCATCAGCAACCGCCCGGCCACCGAGCGTGCCTACAAGCTGGCTGAGCAGGGTTAA
- the yfbU gene encoding YfbU domain — protein MMEMTHAQRLILSNQYKMMTLLDPDNAERYRRLQTIIERGFGLQMRELDRDFGEMSEDVCRSIINVMEMHHALQVSWDNLKEKQGIEARRLAFLGFDAATEARHLSYVRFLVTTEGRYTHFDSGSHGFNAQTKMWEKYQRMLAIWLSCPRQYHLSAVEIAQIINA, from the coding sequence ATGATGGAAATGACCCACGCCCAACGGCTGATCCTGTCGAACCAATACAAGATGATGACCCTGCTGGATCCGGATAACGCCGAGCGTTATCGCCGCCTTCAGACCATTATCGAACGTGGTTTTGGTCTGCAGATGCGCGAGCTGGATCGCGACTTTGGCGAAATGAGCGAAGACGTGTGCCGCAGCATTATCAACGTGATGGAAATGCACCATGCGTTGCAGGTTTCCTGGGACAACCTGAAAGAAAAACAGGGGATTGAGGCACGCCGCCTGGCGTTTCTCGGCTTTGATGCCGCGACTGAAGCGCGTCATCTAAGCTACGTGCGTTTCCTGGTGACCACGGAAGGGCGCTATACTCATTTCGATTCCGGCAGCCACGGCTTTAATGCCCAAACCAAAATGTGGGAAAAGTACCAGCGGATGCTGGCCATCTGGCTGTCATGCCCACGCCAGTATCATCTGAGCGCCGTAGAGATAGCGCAAATTATCAATGCCTGA
- the yfcE gene encoding Phosphodiesterase yfcE, protein MKLIFASDIHGSLPATESLLAHFEQSGADWLILLGDLLNHGPRNALPAGYQPAQVAEQLNRYSDKIIAVRGNCDSEVDQMLLSFPITASWQQVLLQKRRLFLTHGHLYHPSALPPLSAGDVLVYGHSHLPQAERQGDIYCFNPGSVSIPKGGFPASYGILEDGVLSVVTLLGGKAVAEVALTH, encoded by the coding sequence ATGAAGCTGATATTTGCCTCGGATATACATGGTTCGCTTCCCGCCACCGAAAGCCTGTTGGCGCATTTTGAACAAAGCGGTGCCGACTGGCTGATCCTGTTGGGTGATTTGCTGAATCACGGGCCACGCAATGCACTGCCGGCGGGGTATCAGCCGGCGCAGGTTGCCGAACAATTGAATCGCTATAGCGACAAGATCATCGCCGTTCGCGGCAACTGCGACAGTGAAGTCGATCAGATGCTACTGTCCTTCCCTATCACCGCGTCCTGGCAGCAGGTGCTATTACAAAAAAGACGATTGTTTTTAACCCACGGTCACCTTTATCATCCTTCGGCACTGCCGCCGTTATCTGCCGGAGATGTACTGGTCTATGGACACAGCCATTTGCCGCAGGCGGAACGGCAGGGGGATATTTACTGCTTTAATCCAGGGTCGGTCAGCATTCCGAAGGGGGGCTTTCCTGCCAGCTATGGCATACTGGAGGACGGCGTTTTAAGTGTGGTCACTTTGCTCGGCGGCAAGGCTGTTGCAGAGGTGGCATTAACGCACTAA
- the pta gene encoding Phosphate acetyltransferase, with translation MSRTIMLIPTGTSVGLTSVSLGVIRSMEQKGVSLSVFKPIAQPRTGGDSLDQTTTIIRSSNSTITAAEPLRMSYVEGLLSSNQQDVLMEEIVARYHENTKDAEVVLIEGLVPTRKHQFANALNYEIAKTLNAEIVFVLALGNDSPAQLKERIELARSSFGGSKNKNITGVIINKLNAPVDEQGRTRPDLSEIFDDSTKASVTNVDPAQLFANSPLPVLGCVPWSFDLIATRAIDMARHLKASVVNEGDIMTRRVKSVTFCARSIPHMLEHFRPGSLLVTSADRPDVLVSACLAAMNGVEIGAILLTGGYAIDEPIRKLCERAFQTGLPVFMVETNTWQTSLSLQSFNLEVPADDHQRIEKVQNYVASHINAEWIESLTATSERSRRLSPPAFRYELTELARKAGKRIVLPEGDEPRTVKAAAICAERGIAECVLLGNPEEIQRVAAAQGVELGKGIEIVDPVAVREQYVPRLVELRKSKGMTEVVAREQLEDNVVLGTLMLEKGEVDGLVSGAVHTTANTIRPPLQLIKTAPGSSLVSSVFFMLLPDQVLVYGDCAINPDPTAEQLSEIAIQSADSAAAFGIEPRVAMISYSTGNSGAGSDVEKVREATRLAQEKRPDLIIDGPLQYDAAIMADVAKSKAPNSPVAGQATVFIFPDLNTGNTTYKAVQRSADLVSIGPMLQGMRKPVNDLSRGALVDDIVYTVALTAIQSSQADAAAVKA, from the coding sequence GTGTCACGTACTATTATGTTGATCCCCACTGGCACCAGCGTCGGCCTGACCAGCGTCAGCCTGGGTGTCATTCGCTCCATGGAGCAAAAAGGCGTTAGCCTGAGCGTATTCAAACCTATCGCACAGCCACGTACTGGCGGCGATTCGCTCGACCAGACCACCACTATCATCCGCAGCAGCAACTCCACCATCACGGCGGCAGAACCACTGCGCATGAGCTACGTTGAGGGCCTATTGAGCTCCAACCAGCAAGACGTGCTGATGGAAGAAATCGTGGCTCGCTACCACGAGAACACCAAAGACGCAGAAGTGGTGCTGATCGAAGGCCTGGTGCCGACCCGTAAGCACCAGTTCGCCAACGCGCTGAACTATGAAATCGCCAAAACGCTGAATGCAGAAATCGTCTTCGTGCTGGCGCTGGGCAACGATTCCCCGGCACAGTTGAAAGAGCGTATCGAACTAGCGCGCAGCAGCTTCGGCGGCAGCAAAAACAAAAACATCACCGGCGTGATCATCAACAAGCTGAACGCTCCGGTTGACGAGCAGGGCCGCACCCGTCCTGACCTGTCCGAAATCTTCGACGATTCCACCAAGGCCAGCGTGACCAACGTTGACCCGGCGCAACTGTTCGCCAACAGCCCGTTGCCGGTGCTGGGTTGCGTGCCGTGGAGCTTCGATCTGATCGCCACCCGCGCTATCGACATGGCCCGTCACCTGAAGGCCTCCGTGGTCAATGAAGGCGACATCATGACCCGCCGCGTGAAGTCCGTGACTTTCTGTGCGCGCAGCATCCCGCACATGCTGGAACACTTCCGTCCGGGTTCACTGCTGGTAACTTCGGCAGACCGTCCTGACGTGCTGGTTTCTGCCTGTCTGGCAGCGATGAATGGCGTAGAGATCGGCGCCATTCTGCTGACCGGTGGCTACGCCATCGACGAACCTATCAGAAAACTGTGTGAACGTGCCTTCCAGACCGGCCTGCCGGTATTTATGGTTGAAACCAACACCTGGCAGACCTCGCTCAGCCTGCAAAGCTTTAACCTCGAAGTGCCGGCGGATGACCACCAGCGCATCGAGAAAGTGCAGAACTACGTGGCCAGCCACATCAATGCCGAGTGGATCGAGTCTCTGACCGCCACCTCCGAGCGTTCACGTCGCCTGTCGCCACCAGCGTTCCGTTACGAGCTGACCGAACTGGCACGTAAAGCCGGCAAACGCATCGTACTGCCTGAAGGCGACGAACCACGTACCGTGAAAGCGGCGGCTATCTGTGCCGAACGTGGTATCGCTGAATGCGTGCTGTTGGGTAATCCGGAAGAGATCCAGCGCGTTGCTGCCGCTCAGGGCGTTGAACTGGGCAAAGGCATCGAGATTGTTGATCCGGTCGCCGTCCGCGAACAGTATGTGCCGCGTCTGGTTGAGCTGCGCAAGAGCAAGGGCATGACCGAAGTGGTTGCGCGTGAGCAACTGGAAGACAACGTGGTTCTCGGCACCCTGATGCTGGAGAAAGGCGAAGTTGACGGGCTGGTTTCCGGCGCGGTTCACACCACCGCCAACACCATCCGTCCACCGCTGCAGCTGATCAAAACCGCACCGGGCAGCTCACTGGTGTCCTCCGTGTTCTTCATGCTGCTGCCTGACCAGGTTCTGGTGTACGGCGACTGTGCAATCAACCCGGATCCAACCGCCGAGCAGCTGTCCGAGATCGCCATTCAGTCAGCCGACTCTGCTGCCGCCTTCGGTATCGAACCACGCGTAGCGATGATCTCCTACTCCACCGGCAACTCAGGTGCGGGCAGCGACGTTGAGAAAGTGCGCGAAGCAACCCGTCTGGCGCAGGAAAAACGTCCTGACCTGATCATCGACGGTCCGTTGCAGTATGACGCCGCGATCATGGCCGACGTAGCCAAGTCCAAGGCACCGAACTCGCCGGTTGCAGGCCAGGCTACCGTGTTCATCTTCCCGGATCTGAACACCGGTAACACCACCTACAAAGCGGTACAGCGTTCTGCTGACCTGGTGTCCATCGGGCCAATGCTGCAAGGCATGCGCAAGCCGGTGAACGACCTGTCGCGTGGCGCACTGGTAGACGACATCGTTTACACCGTGGCGCTGACCGCCATCCAGTCTTCCCAGGCTGATGCTGCAGCAGTCAAAGCCTGA
- the yfbV gene encoding Uncharacterized protein conserved in bacteria, which translates to MTSKPSGSVSWFQVFQRGQHYMKTWPSDKRLAPVFPENRVASATRFAVRFMPPLAVFTLTWQIALGGQLGPAIATALFACSMPMQGLWWLGRRSVTPLPPTLLQWFHEVRNKLAEAGQAVAPVEGTPTYQALADLLKRAFKQLDKTFLDDL; encoded by the coding sequence ATGACGAGCAAACCGTCCGGTTCCGTAAGCTGGTTTCAGGTCTTCCAGCGCGGGCAGCATTATATGAAAACCTGGCCGTCAGACAAACGTCTGGCTCCGGTCTTTCCGGAGAATCGCGTTGCGAGTGCCACCCGTTTTGCCGTCCGCTTTATGCCGCCGCTGGCGGTGTTTACCCTGACCTGGCAGATTGCCCTGGGCGGCCAGCTTGGCCCGGCGATCGCCACCGCACTGTTCGCCTGCAGCATGCCGATGCAGGGTTTGTGGTGGTTGGGGCGCCGCTCGGTTACCCCGTTGCCGCCAACGCTGCTGCAATGGTTCCATGAAGTGCGCAACAAGCTGGCGGAAGCCGGCCAGGCTGTCGCGCCGGTAGAAGGTACGCCGACCTATCAGGCGTTGGCGGATCTGCTGAAACGCGCGTTCAAGCAGTTGGATAAAACCTTCCTGGATGATCTGTAA
- the hisP gene encoding Histidine transport ATP-binding protein HisP yields MSENKLAVTELHKRYGEHEVLKGVSLAANAGDVISIIGSSGSGKSTFLRCINFLEKPSEGAISLNNEDIRMVRDKDGQLKVFDKKQLQLLRTRLTMVFQHFNLWSHMTVLENVMEAPVQVLGLSKTEARERAIRYLDKVGIDERARGKYPVHLSGGQQQRVSIARALAMEPEVLLFDEPTSALDPELVGEVLRIMQKLAEEGKTMVVVTHEMEFARHVSSHVIFLHKGLIEEQGPPAELFGNPKSPRLQQFLSGALK; encoded by the coding sequence ATGTCTGAGAATAAATTAGCCGTCACCGAACTGCATAAACGCTATGGCGAACACGAAGTGCTGAAAGGCGTCTCGCTGGCGGCCAACGCAGGGGATGTGATTAGCATCATCGGGTCTTCCGGCTCCGGTAAAAGTACCTTTTTGCGCTGCATTAACTTCCTGGAGAAGCCAAGTGAAGGCGCCATTAGCCTGAACAATGAAGATATTCGCATGGTGCGCGACAAGGACGGCCAGCTTAAGGTCTTCGATAAGAAACAGCTGCAGTTGCTGCGTACTCGCCTGACCATGGTGTTCCAGCATTTTAACCTGTGGAGCCACATGACGGTGCTGGAGAACGTGATGGAGGCGCCGGTGCAGGTTCTGGGGCTGAGCAAGACCGAGGCGCGTGAGCGCGCGATACGTTACCTGGACAAGGTGGGGATCGACGAGCGTGCCCGTGGCAAATACCCGGTGCACCTGTCTGGCGGCCAGCAACAGCGCGTGTCTATCGCACGGGCGTTGGCGATGGAGCCGGAGGTGTTACTGTTTGACGAACCGACCTCGGCACTGGATCCGGAACTGGTGGGCGAAGTGCTGCGCATCATGCAGAAGCTGGCGGAAGAAGGTAAAACCATGGTGGTGGTGACGCACGAAATGGAGTTTGCACGCCATGTTTCCAGCCACGTGATCTTCCTGCACAAAGGGCTGATCGAAGAGCAGGGGCCACCGGCTGAGCTGTTCGGCAATCCGAAAAGTCCTCGCCTGCAGCAGTTTCTTTCCGGCGCGTTAAAATAA
- the yfcD gene encoding Uncharacterized Nudix hydrolase yfcD: MAEQDQAADTEWVDIVNEQNEVIAQSSRQQMRAQRLRHRATYIVVHDGMGKILVQRRTDIKDFYPGWLDATAGGVVQSGENVLDSARREAEEELGIAGVPFAEHGLFYFEEDQCRVWGALFSCVSHGPFALQEEEVVEVSWLTPEEITARCDEFTPDSLKALSLWLTRNNEQAYGKPLRDSDENA; this comes from the coding sequence ATGGCGGAACAGGATCAGGCTGCAGATACCGAGTGGGTTGATATCGTCAACGAGCAAAACGAAGTGATTGCTCAATCCAGTCGCCAACAGATGCGTGCCCAACGGCTGCGTCATCGTGCTACCTATATTGTGGTGCATGATGGAATGGGAAAAATTCTGGTGCAGCGTCGCACCGATATTAAAGATTTCTATCCGGGCTGGCTGGACGCCACTGCGGGTGGGGTGGTGCAGAGCGGGGAGAACGTGCTGGATTCCGCCCGTCGCGAAGCGGAAGAGGAGCTGGGCATTGCCGGTGTGCCTTTCGCCGAACACGGCCTGTTCTACTTTGAAGAAGATCAGTGCCGGGTGTGGGGGGCATTATTCAGTTGCGTATCGCACGGCCCGTTTGCCCTGCAGGAAGAAGAAGTGGTTGAGGTGAGCTGGCTGACGCCGGAAGAGATCACCGCCCGCTGCGACGAATTCACGCCGGACTCGCTAAAAGCGTTGTCGCTGTGGTTGACGCGTAACAACGAGCAGGCTTATGGCAAGCCGCTACGCGATAGCGATGAAAATGCCTGA
- a CDS encoding Epimerase family protein SA0724: MRVLITGATGLIGSSLTQRLLGLSHQITVLSRNVQRARERFGEQVSYWSTLQDKPSLDDFDAVINLAGEPIADKRWSKAQKERLCHSRWDLTEQLVKLINASSTPPGVLISGSATGYYGDQGQAVVTEDEAPHDEFTHQLCQRWESLALQAQSDATRVCLLRTGVVLAAKGGALAKMLPPFRLGLGGPIGDGRQYLPWIHLEDMVDGIVYLLDHQTLQGPFNMVAPYPVHNEQFAAQLANVLDRPAFLRVPTFAMRLLMGEAAVLVLGGQRAVPKRLEEAGFSFRFLELEQALDDVINQRGAAR; the protein is encoded by the coding sequence ATGCGAGTCCTGATAACCGGCGCCACAGGATTGATAGGGAGCAGCCTGACGCAACGGCTGCTGGGCCTTTCTCATCAAATTACGGTGCTGAGCCGCAACGTGCAACGCGCACGTGAGCGCTTTGGCGAGCAGGTCAGCTATTGGTCAACGCTGCAGGACAAGCCCTCGCTGGACGATTTTGACGCCGTAATCAACCTGGCCGGTGAGCCTATCGCCGACAAGCGCTGGAGCAAAGCGCAGAAAGAACGCCTGTGCCACAGCCGCTGGGATCTGACCGAACAGTTGGTCAAACTGATTAATGCCAGCAGCACCCCGCCCGGCGTGCTGATTTCCGGTTCCGCAACCGGCTATTATGGCGATCAGGGCCAGGCGGTAGTCACCGAAGACGAAGCCCCGCATGACGAATTCACCCATCAACTGTGCCAACGCTGGGAGTCTCTGGCTCTGCAAGCGCAAAGCGACGCCACTCGCGTCTGCCTGCTGCGTACCGGCGTGGTGCTGGCGGCCAAAGGCGGCGCGTTGGCTAAAATGTTACCGCCATTCCGCCTTGGGCTGGGTGGGCCGATAGGTGACGGCCGCCAATATCTGCCGTGGATCCACCTGGAAGACATGGTTGATGGCATCGTTTATTTACTGGATCACCAAACCCTGCAAGGGCCATTTAATATGGTGGCCCCTTACCCGGTTCACAACGAACAGTTTGCCGCTCAGCTCGCCAACGTGCTCGACCGACCTGCGTTTTTACGCGTGCCGACCTTTGCCATGCGTTTATTGATGGGGGAAGCGGCGGTATTGGTGCTGGGTGGGCAGCGAGCGGTACCGAAAAGGCTGGAAGAAGCCGGTTTCAGCTTCCGCTTTTTGGAGTTGGAACAGGCGTTGGATGATGTGATTAATCAGCGGGGCGCAGCCCGCTGA